In a genomic window of Candidatus Leptovillus gracilis:
- a CDS encoding carboxypeptidase regulatory-like domain-containing protein — protein MNRKRDSVLSLIVALLVVMVGLGRVTAVAHATTYTVTTTADSGPGSLRQAILDANANPGADTITFAIGAPGSQQTIQPTTALPTITGPVTIDGWSQGGSGYTGPPLIELNGALAGPQAIGLTLTAGSSVVRGLVVNGFAIGGSAGGIRLQTGGGNWIYGNYIGTNFAGDTRVANTRGIWIDGGSSNNRIGTNADGVDDVAERNVISANVEQNIWIYQPATTGNLIMGNYIGLNAAGTAAVGTNNQTVAAAGITVQEASYTVIGTDGDGQGDALEGNVISGSMLNINLTGTSNFNESHHNRISGNLIGTNASGTASVGIQAEGVRVYVAYDNLIGTDGDGVSDELEGNLISGNIDFGVMLQQTGSRNTVVAGNKIGTDITGMTAIPNGTISSPRAGILLGGYGHRIGTNSDGVSDDLERNLISGNTNVATYAIYFNNVPDPDAPPTIIAGNWMGVDATGLAALPNNVGISSTSYAPTTIRDNVISGHTHEGISTHTSNMLIIGNRIGVGTDGVTPLGNGQDGLYLSGNNNLIGGTGPGEANIIAHNGGSFYGGVRISNTGLSNTIRGNRIYANSQLGIDLRWPDGVNVNDPDDLDIGGNNLQNYPIITFAQSYANGTTVIQGVLDSNPNITFTLDFYYSSEADPSGHGEGEYYLGETSVTTDAEGDATFDVTLPATIPPNQFVTATATHADGGTSEFSLALPAGGVMDVPIQGLSAAHTTSGYSNDPVTFAASISAGTGVSYEWNLGDGSLAAGPFVEHSYAAPGVYTATVSASNNSSSAQAQTVVTIVEAANINGRVWNDLDLDGILGIGEGGLAGITVTASGPTGTIQTTTDADGRYQLFTPSPGLYTVSAAATNMSPTSASPIPIPMGEDGGTVVDFGLHETPPAGFGIIAGRSWVDLDGSGFPEPGEEPLAGLQGDIIGYQFPLQTITTDSNGLFSLLVPSNRTYLMWVFAAGFFPDERVFGTIWLSANAPLMNLHAPFARGGTVSGQVVNTGGAGVPNTLMHIGSPISATFTNANGDYLFLEQEPSENKGLGIVPTHPYVNYNGDGFRVFPLPPNSSVVENWLVERVGRLTIHAQQTIGGQTLPVGNIFFRLQGSGVDQLMVTNLSGQAWADLDAGTYTVTVLPEFLPPDTIVAPTSRTVVITNNTFVNAEFAVTLAQSLAVGCEVAGQGFPCTVEVYDADGNLAATVDLTSTNPETVITNLPPGSYEVVIIPAEPGWPESSDVVVLDGNTHAEVGYPFNPSNLQTIAGWAYWDRCYPLGQRGNTNYCTETNIPSNNDIPVTLYNAAGTVISTTVTAVGAGWTTGYYAFPNLPAGNYRVEINFPGGFVPQTATSAWRNLTGFGSPEYLNFGYTRTENRLLTGYAFYDVNNNGSYDVGIDDPFPGAAIAITTLSGAPIATHTTASDGSFTEQPITSGEYRVEMNTPDLQLTRIAIVPASGGIPWVQFPLPPNDTRPRAIVFVDSNQDGQLNPGEQRLGGVDVHLVSQSCGGITGPIETKTTNTDGLVLFTNPLTVRAMLAAPGNPPGCVKIVTGSLPPGVAPANLNGAAMPKNSGVPVLLPVYPQGTLLVQTFWDVDGDGIHDSNEPYLSSGAATVGGQTKSISEYGATFVLDEGSYSLNVVAPAGYTISTAQPISIVVGSGTTTRKVAARVAGGINGAVIGPQGAMGGITVRLTHVATNQTYDTVAASGCAGWCSDAFYQFSNLPTGQYRLSIPTLPPGHLLASEPVVNYTVAGQSIQQNLMLNPLGHLSGVVYLDDNVNGQRDGGEAAATGYVVSLLNDGGLPGQTAVPDANGFYLFTELSAGVRYLATVDLYVSNAASLSDSLTEAPGWFLPGTQPVQANIGIYQGGTEHNYNTVYGRVSSGGAGVAGIRIGYFHWVQGQGCQQSSPIWQNLETTSDINGDYKLFTHMLPGNGYAYCITAREPEGYQQSYNPATPATGSNFSYTTTGGAIVYHPGYWGRDITLLPAGDTMQALSGGTAVHWSAFRDDNLNGVWDDDEPALPGVSVGGDSSGVITGLGDGAQALAVVAPAGYAPLHGNTVSLWLNGADVTLPPLPFRFGGALSGQAFSDEDGDGWLRRGESGVAGVSITLSGATSASVVTDANGRFSLPNLPNGSYTVNVIPPAGYAAVPQQTILLNNGGALSVALRPLGQLSGAVYDDWDGDGKRGVDEPLVTMPITVTVAGVGSQRTTLGAFQFWQVAAGNVTITPWWPAVNSATANPATNGAVGLPAVPAGTVRGTAWLDGNGDGIRQPWESPLAGVVLTVAGQTAVTDVAGRFSFYGVAAGTYGVTAVLPNGLTAQVGPAVVSNSRGAVVGITAVPGSGFRVYLPLVIR, from the coding sequence ATGAACCGTAAACGAGATAGTGTGTTGAGTTTGATTGTGGCTCTCCTGGTGGTGATGGTTGGGCTGGGGCGGGTAACGGCCGTTGCCCACGCCACCACCTACACCGTCACCACCACCGCCGACAGCGGCCCCGGCTCCCTGCGCCAGGCCATCCTGGACGCCAACGCCAACCCCGGCGCGGACACCATCACCTTCGCCATCGGCGCGCCCGGCTCCCAACAAACCATCCAACCCACCACCGCCCTCCCCACCATCACCGGCCCCGTGACGATTGACGGCTGGAGCCAGGGCGGCAGCGGCTACACCGGCCCGCCCCTCATCGAACTCAACGGCGCGTTGGCGGGTCCTCAGGCCATCGGCCTCACCCTCACCGCCGGCAGCAGCGTCGTGCGCGGGCTGGTGGTCAATGGCTTTGCCATTGGCGGCTCTGCGGGCGGCATCCGCCTGCAAACGGGCGGCGGCAATTGGATATACGGCAACTACATCGGCACAAACTTCGCCGGGGATACCCGCGTTGCCAACACGCGTGGCATCTGGATTGACGGCGGTTCCAGCAACAACCGCATCGGCACGAATGCCGACGGCGTGGACGATGTGGCCGAACGCAACGTCATCTCGGCTAACGTCGAGCAGAACATCTGGATTTACCAGCCCGCCACCACCGGCAACTTGATCATGGGCAACTACATCGGCCTGAATGCGGCGGGCACGGCGGCCGTGGGCACAAACAATCAAACGGTCGCCGCTGCCGGTATTACGGTGCAGGAAGCCAGCTACACCGTCATCGGCACCGATGGCGACGGCCAAGGGGACGCGCTGGAAGGCAACGTCATCAGCGGCAGCATGCTCAACATCAACCTGACCGGCACAAGCAACTTCAACGAGAGCCACCATAACCGCATCTCCGGCAACCTGATCGGCACGAACGCCAGCGGCACGGCCAGCGTGGGCATCCAGGCGGAAGGCGTGCGCGTCTACGTCGCTTACGATAACCTCATCGGCACGGACGGCGACGGCGTTTCCGACGAATTGGAAGGCAACCTGATCTCCGGCAACATTGATTTTGGCGTCATGCTTCAGCAGACCGGATCACGCAACACCGTCGTCGCCGGCAACAAGATCGGCACGGACATCACCGGCATGACCGCCATCCCCAACGGCACCATCTCTTCGCCCCGCGCCGGTATCCTGCTGGGCGGCTACGGCCACCGCATTGGGACTAACAGCGACGGCGTCTCTGACGATCTGGAGCGCAACCTGATCTCCGGCAACACCAATGTGGCCACTTACGCCATCTACTTCAACAACGTGCCTGACCCGGACGCGCCGCCCACGATCATTGCCGGGAACTGGATGGGGGTGGACGCCACCGGTCTGGCGGCGCTGCCCAACAACGTCGGCATCAGCAGCACATCTTACGCCCCCACCACCATCCGCGACAACGTCATCTCCGGCCACACCCACGAGGGCATCAGTACCCATACATCCAATATGCTGATTATCGGCAACCGGATTGGCGTCGGCACGGATGGCGTGACGCCATTGGGCAATGGGCAGGACGGACTTTACCTATCGGGCAACAATAATCTCATCGGCGGTACCGGGCCAGGCGAAGCCAACATCATCGCCCATAACGGCGGTTCCTTTTACGGTGGGGTCAGAATTAGCAATACTGGCCTGAGCAACACCATTCGCGGCAACCGCATCTACGCTAACTCGCAGTTGGGCATTGACCTGCGCTGGCCTGATGGCGTGAACGTCAATGACCCGGATGACCTGGACATCGGCGGCAATAACCTGCAAAATTACCCCATCATCACCTTTGCCCAGTCCTACGCCAACGGGACAACGGTGATTCAGGGTGTGTTGGACAGCAACCCCAACATCACCTTTACCCTGGACTTTTATTACAGTTCTGAAGCCGACCCCAGCGGGCATGGCGAAGGGGAGTATTACCTGGGCGAAACCAGCGTCACCACCGACGCGGAAGGGGATGCTACCTTTGACGTGACCCTGCCCGCCACCATCCCGCCGAACCAGTTCGTCACCGCTACCGCCACCCACGCCGACGGCGGCACGTCGGAGTTTTCGCTGGCCCTGCCCGCCGGAGGGGTGATGGACGTGCCGATTCAAGGGTTGAGCGCAGCCCACACCACATCCGGCTACAGCAACGACCCCGTCACCTTTGCCGCCAGCATCAGCGCCGGGACAGGGGTCAGCTACGAATGGAACTTGGGGGATGGCAGCCTGGCCGCCGGGCCGTTCGTGGAACACAGCTACGCCGCGCCCGGCGTTTATACCGCCACCGTCAGCGCCAGCAACAACAGCAGCAGCGCCCAGGCGCAAACGGTTGTCACCATTGTCGAAGCGGCCAATATCAACGGCCGTGTCTGGAATGACCTGGACCTGGATGGCATCCTGGGCATTGGCGAAGGCGGGCTGGCCGGGATTACCGTGACCGCCAGCGGTCCCACCGGGACGATCCAGACAACCACCGACGCCGACGGCCGTTACCAACTCTTCACCCCATCCCCCGGCCTATACACCGTCAGCGCGGCCGCAACCAATATGTCCCCAACGTCCGCCAGCCCGATCCCGATACCGATGGGCGAGGATGGCGGCACGGTCGTAGACTTCGGCCTGCATGAAACGCCCCCGGCCGGATTTGGGATCATCGCCGGGCGGTCCTGGGTAGACCTGGACGGCTCCGGCTTCCCCGAACCGGGCGAGGAGCCGCTGGCCGGTCTGCAAGGAGATATAATCGGCTATCAATTTCCCCTGCAGACGATCACCACCGACAGCAACGGCCTTTTCAGTCTGCTCGTACCGTCGAATCGCACCTATCTCATGTGGGTCTTCGCCGCTGGCTTTTTCCCCGATGAGCGCGTATTTGGCACGATCTGGCTGAGCGCCAATGCCCCGTTGATGAACCTCCATGCCCCCTTCGCCCGAGGCGGCACGGTCAGCGGCCAGGTGGTCAATACCGGCGGCGCCGGTGTGCCCAACACCCTCATGCATATCGGCTCGCCCATCAGCGCTACCTTTACCAACGCTAATGGTGACTATCTCTTCCTCGAACAAGAGCCGAGTGAGAACAAAGGCTTGGGAATAGTACCGACACACCCGTATGTCAACTACAACGGGGATGGTTTCCGCGTCTTTCCCTTGCCGCCCAACAGCTCCGTCGTTGAAAACTGGCTGGTGGAGCGCGTCGGCCGTCTGACAATCCACGCCCAACAAACCATCGGCGGCCAGACCTTGCCGGTGGGGAACATCTTCTTCCGCTTGCAGGGCAGCGGCGTGGATCAACTCATGGTCACAAACCTAAGCGGCCAGGCATGGGCCGACCTGGACGCCGGGACATATACCGTCACCGTGCTGCCTGAATTTCTGCCGCCCGATACCATCGTTGCCCCCACTTCACGCACTGTCGTTATCACCAATAACACCTTTGTCAATGCGGAATTTGCTGTGACTCTGGCGCAATCGCTGGCGGTGGGCTGTGAAGTGGCCGGACAGGGTTTTCCCTGCACGGTGGAAGTGTACGACGCCGACGGCAACCTGGCAGCGACGGTGGATTTGACCAGTACCAACCCGGAGACCGTCATCACCAACCTGCCGCCGGGCAGCTACGAAGTGGTCATTATCCCCGCCGAACCGGGCTGGCCGGAAAGTTCCGATGTGGTGGTGCTGGATGGCAACACCCACGCCGAAGTCGGCTACCCCTTCAACCCCAGCAACCTGCAAACTATCGCCGGGTGGGCCTATTGGGATCGCTGTTACCCATTGGGGCAGCGCGGCAATACCAACTATTGCACCGAGACCAACATCCCCAGCAACAATGACATTCCGGTGACGCTCTATAATGCGGCGGGAACGGTGATCAGCACGACGGTCACGGCCGTTGGCGCGGGCTGGACCACCGGCTACTACGCCTTCCCCAACCTGCCGGCAGGCAATTACCGGGTCGAAATCAACTTCCCCGGCGGCTTCGTCCCCCAAACGGCCACTTCTGCCTGGCGCAACCTGACCGGCTTCGGTTCGCCGGAATATCTCAACTTCGGCTACACCCGCACCGAAAACCGCCTGTTAACCGGCTACGCCTTCTACGACGTGAACAACAATGGCAGCTACGATGTGGGCATAGACGACCCCTTCCCTGGCGCGGCAATCGCCATCACCACTTTGAGCGGCGCGCCTATCGCCACGCACACCACCGCGTCCGACGGCTCATTTACCGAGCAGCCGATCACCAGCGGCGAGTACCGGGTGGAGATGAATACGCCCGACCTGCAATTGACGCGCATCGCCATTGTCCCGGCGAGCGGCGGCATCCCCTGGGTGCAGTTCCCCCTGCCGCCCAACGATACCCGCCCGCGGGCCATCGTCTTTGTAGACAGCAACCAGGACGGCCAACTTAATCCGGGGGAACAGCGGTTGGGCGGCGTGGACGTACACCTGGTCAGCCAATCGTGCGGCGGGATTACCGGCCCCATCGAAACGAAAACGACCAACACCGATGGGCTGGTACTCTTTACCAACCCGTTGACTGTGCGAGCGATGTTGGCCGCGCCCGGCAATCCGCCCGGCTGCGTCAAAATCGTCACTGGCAGCCTGCCGCCGGGCGTAGCCCCGGCCAACCTGAACGGCGCGGCTATGCCCAAAAACAGCGGCGTCCCCGTTCTGCTGCCCGTTTACCCACAAGGCACGCTGTTGGTGCAGACCTTTTGGGACGTGGACGGCGACGGCATCCATGACAGCAACGAACCATACCTGAGCAGCGGCGCGGCGACGGTCGGCGGGCAAACCAAGAGCATCAGTGAATACGGAGCCACCTTTGTCCTGGACGAAGGCAGTTACAGCCTGAACGTGGTCGCTCCGGCCGGTTACACAATCAGCACAGCGCAGCCGATCAGCATCGTGGTCGGATCGGGGACGACGACGCGCAAGGTGGCGGCGCGGGTAGCGGGCGGCATTAACGGCGCGGTCATCGGGCCGCAGGGGGCGATGGGCGGGATAACAGTGCGCCTGACCCACGTGGCGACCAATCAAACCTACGACACGGTGGCGGCGAGCGGCTGCGCAGGCTGGTGCAGCGACGCCTTCTACCAGTTCAGCAATCTGCCCACCGGCCAATACCGGCTGAGCATTCCCACCCTGCCGCCGGGCCATCTGCTGGCGAGCGAGCCGGTGGTCAATTACACCGTCGCCGGGCAGAGCATCCAGCAAAACCTGATGCTCAACCCGTTGGGCCACCTGAGCGGCGTGGTCTACCTGGATGACAATGTGAACGGCCAGCGGGACGGCGGTGAAGCGGCCGCGACCGGCTATGTGGTGAGTTTGCTGAATGATGGAGGGCTGCCGGGGCAAACGGCCGTTCCCGACGCCAACGGTTTCTACCTGTTCACCGAGTTGAGCGCGGGCGTCCGTTACCTGGCGACGGTGGATTTGTACGTCAGCAATGCGGCCAGCCTGAGCGACAGCCTGACGGAAGCGCCGGGCTGGTTCCTGCCGGGGACGCAGCCGGTGCAGGCGAACATTGGCATTTACCAGGGAGGAACGGAGCATAACTACAACACGGTTTACGGCCGTGTCAGCAGCGGCGGCGCGGGTGTAGCCGGGATACGGATCGGCTACTTCCATTGGGTGCAAGGGCAGGGCTGCCAGCAGAGCAGCCCCATCTGGCAAAATCTGGAGACGACCAGCGACATCAACGGCGATTACAAGCTGTTCACCCACATGCTGCCGGGGAACGGCTATGCCTACTGCATCACCGCCCGCGAGCCGGAGGGCTACCAGCAAAGTTATAACCCAGCCACCCCGGCCACAGGCTCCAACTTCAGTTACACAACCACCGGCGGGGCCATCGTGTACCATCCCGGTTATTGGGGACGGGACATCACCCTGCTCCCGGCGGGGGACACTATGCAAGCGTTGAGCGGCGGCACGGCCGTCCACTGGTCGGCCTTCCGCGATGACAACCTGAACGGCGTGTGGGATGACGACGAACCGGCGCTGCCCGGCGTGAGCGTGGGCGGCGATTCGTCCGGCGTCATCACCGGCCTGGGGGATGGGGCGCAGGCGCTGGCGGTGGTCGCGCCTGCCGGGTATGCGCCGCTGCATGGCAATACGGTATCCCTCTGGCTGAACGGCGCAGACGTGACCCTGCCGCCTCTGCCCTTCCGCTTTGGCGGGGCATTGAGCGGGCAGGCGTTCAGCGACGAAGATGGCGACGGCTGGCTGCGGCGCGGCGAAAGCGGCGTGGCGGGCGTGAGCATCACCCTGAGCGGCGCGACTTCGGCCAGTGTTGTGACGGATGCGAACGGCCGTTTCAGCCTGCCCAACCTGCCCAACGGCAGTTACACGGTGAACGTCATCCCACCGGCGGGATATGCGGCAGTGCCGCAACAGACGATCCTGCTGAACAATGGCGGGGCGCTCTCGGTGGCGCTGCGGCCGTTGGGCCAGCTTTCCGGCGCGGTGTATGACGATTGGGACGGAGACGGGAAGCGCGGCGTGGATGAACCGCTTGTCACCATGCCGATCACGGTCACGGTGGCCGGGGTGGGCAGCCAGCGCACGACGTTGGGCGCGTTTCAGTTTTGGCAGGTGGCGGCGGGCAATGTCACCATCACCCCCTGGTGGCCGGCGGTGAATTCGGCGACGGCCAATCCGGCGACGAATGGCGCGGTGGGGCTGCCCGCTGTGCCTGCCGGAACCGTGCGCGGCACGGCCTGGCTGGATGGCAATGGGGACGGCATCCGCCAGCCGTGGGAGTCGCCGCTGGCGGGTGTGGTGTTGACGGTGGCGGGGCAAACGGCCGTGACGGATGTGGCGGGTCGCTTCAGCTTTTACGGTGTAGCGGCAGGGACGTATGGGGTAACGGCCGTTTTGCCCAATGGTCTCACGGCGCAGGTTGGCCCGGCGGTGGTGAGTAATAGCCGGGGCGCGGTGGTGGGGATAACGGCCGTGCCTGGAAGTGGGTTTAGGGTTTATTTGCCGTTGGTGATTCGTTAG